The genomic window AGCGCCTCCACGAGGCGGCTGTGGTTCACGATCACCTGCGGATGTCCGGCACGATATGCATTGCGTATTTTGGTCAATGCATCAGCTATCGGATCGCTTACGCTCATTCGTATGCTCCTTTGTTCACCAGCTGGATCGGGTGATCCCGGGGATTTGGCCCTGGGACGCGTATTTGCGGAAACACAGGCGGCACATGCCGAAATCGCGCATGTAGGCCCTGGGGCGTCCGCAGATCTTGCAGCGGTTGTATTTTCTAACTTTGAATTTGGGTGTTCTTTGTTGTTTCAGGATCAGTGATTTCTTGGCCATCGATTCTCCTTATTCACTGCGCTGGAAGGGCATTCCAAGCTCCCGCAGCAGTTCGCGGGCTTCGTCATCGGTATGCGCGGTGGTTACAATGTTGATGTTCATGCCGCGCACAGCGTCGATCTTGTCATATTCGATCTCGGGGAACACGGTCTGTTCCTTGATGCCGAGGGAGAAATTCCCTCTGCCATCGAACGAATCGGTCGGGATTCCGCGGAAATCGCGCATGCGGGGGATTACTATGGCCACCAGCCGATCGAAGAACTCATACATGATCTCGTCACGCAGAGTGACTTTGCAGCCGATGGGCATGCCTTGGCGCAATTTGAAGTTGGAAATGGACTTGCGGGCCTTGGTGATGATCACCTTGCGTCCGGTGATCTGTTCCAGGTCCTTCACTGCGTTATCCAGCAAGGCTTTGTTCTGGGTGGCGTCGCCAACTCCCATGCTCACCACGATCTTGTCCAGACGCGGCACCTGATGGGGATTCTTGTAGGCAAAGCGTTTTTGCAGAGCCGGAACCACTGTTTTACGATACTGTTCTTTGATTCTGTTCATGTGGTTCTCTCCTACAGCTCGTCACCGGATTTTTTGCACACGCGGACGCGGTGTCCTTCCCTGATTTGGATCACTGGCTTGGAAACCGTGTTCAGCTTTTCGTTAAAGAGCATCACGTTGGAAGCGTTGATGGGCGCCTCCTTGGAAATGATGCCGCCCCGGGGGTTGTTCTGGGAGGGCTTGGTGTGTTTTTTGATCATGTGCACTTTTTCCACGATGACCCGGTTGGTCTTGGGATAAGCTTTCAGCACGCGGCCTTTGCGGCCTTTGTAGTTGCCGCTGATCACGATCACGTAGTCACCTTTCTTGAGTTTGAGTTTGTCTGGCATCATATACTCCTACAACACTTCCGGGGCCAGGGAGACTATCTTCATGTAGGCCTGCTCGCGCAGTTCGCGGGCCACCGGGCCGAAGATGCGGGTTCCCTTGGGATCGAGCTTTTCATCGATAATAACGGCGGCGTTGTCGGCAAAACGGATGTATGATCCGTCCGAACGCCCGATCTCTTTCGCGGTGCGAACTATCACGGCACGTTCCACGCTGCCTTTTTTAACTTTGCCACCCGGGGTGGCAGATTTGATCGCAACAACTATGACGTCGCCAACGCTGGCGTATTTACGTCTGGTGCCGCCAAGCACTTTGATGCACATGGCTTTTTTGGCACCGGAGTTATCGGCGATATTCAACATTGTTTGGGCTTGAATCATTCCAAAACTCCCATATTATTTGCTGCGCTCTACGATCTTGTGCAGGGCCCAGCGTTTGCGTGCGCTCATGGGGCGGTGTTCCACGATTTGCACTATGTCGCCTTCATGAGCTTCGTTGTTCTCGTCGTGGGCCATGAACTTTTTATGCCGGCGCACGGTCTTTTTATACAGCGGGTGGATGTACTGGCGGAGAACTCGGACGACGATGGTTTTGTCGTTCTTGTCGCTCACCACCACACCCTGTTTGATCACTTTACGGGTATCAGCCACGGTCACCTCTCTTCCTTTGCATTGAGTACTGTATTGATGCGGGCAATGTTTCTTCTCACGATGCGCAGGCGGTCTGTCCGGTCCAGCAGGTTCTTGGATTTCTGGAAGCGCAGGTTGAAAAGCTCCACACGCAGTTCCTCGAGCTTTTCGTGAAGGTCTGTCACCGACATTTCGCGGATATCATCGATCTTCATAATTCAACTCCTTCGCGGGCGATAACTCGGGTCCTGATCGGAAGCTTGTGTGCGGCAAGGCGCATGGCTTCCTTGGCGA from Candidatus Cloacimonadota bacterium includes these protein-coding regions:
- a CDS encoding type Z 30S ribosomal protein S14, whose protein sequence is MAKKSLILKQQRTPKFKVRKYNRCKICGRPRAYMRDFGMCRLCFRKYASQGQIPGITRSSW
- the rplE gene encoding 50S ribosomal protein L5, with amino-acid sequence MNRIKEQYRKTVVPALQKRFAYKNPHQVPRLDKIVVSMGVGDATQNKALLDNAVKDLEQITGRKVIITKARKSISNFKLRQGMPIGCKVTLRDEIMYEFFDRLVAIVIPRMRDFRGIPTDSFDGRGNFSLGIKEQTVFPEIEYDKIDAVRGMNINIVTTAHTDDEARELLRELGMPFQRSE
- the rplX gene encoding 50S ribosomal protein L24, whose translation is MMPDKLKLKKGDYVIVISGNYKGRKGRVLKAYPKTNRVIVEKVHMIKKHTKPSQNNPRGGIISKEAPINASNVMLFNEKLNTVSKPVIQIREGHRVRVCKKSGDEL
- the rplN gene encoding 50S ribosomal protein L14; translated protein: MIQAQTMLNIADNSGAKKAMCIKVLGGTRRKYASVGDVIVVAIKSATPGGKVKKGSVERAVIVRTAKEIGRSDGSYIRFADNAAVIIDEKLDPKGTRIFGPVARELREQAYMKIVSLAPEVL
- the rpsQ gene encoding 30S ribosomal protein S17; its protein translation is MADTRKVIKQGVVVSDKNDKTIVVRVLRQYIHPLYKKTVRRHKKFMAHDENNEAHEGDIVQIVEHRPMSARKRWALHKIVERSK
- the rpmC gene encoding 50S ribosomal protein L29, which translates into the protein MKIDDIREMSVTDLHEKLEELRVELFNLRFQKSKNLLDRTDRLRIVRRNIARINTVLNAKEER